The DNA region GAGAAGAGGAGAGGGGCTTGTTGTTGCAGAATAGCTCTTCCTTCTGTGGATCCATGATTAACGATATTATAAGGGACAGCTGCAGCCATCCAACATACCTTTGCCTTCAGTGTCTTTCTAAACAATGCATTTCTGATACCCCATTCTATTTCCTCTCccctcttcattttctccttcaACTCCTCTACAGCCGTCATCCACTGACGCTCTCGTTCAACATCTCCCCTGCTATATGGCCTcccctcattatcaaaaactaatttcaagGATAATTGTGAGAGGGCCCGAACTATATAAGAACAATCCTCACTCTCACCAGAACAATTCTTTGCACCCAAATAGACAGTttcactctcaaaatcacaaaatgaacaCCATTCACTCCCAATAAACTGATTCCCATCCAAATCTacaaccttctccttcatccttccaatgtcATTAGAATCTCTGTCCAACATCACCTTCACCCGATCATTCCCacccaaatatttaattatgcaagcagtgatttcatcttcatcatacagtctctcatacaatctacGCATATCACTAACTCCACTTCCATACACTATCCTAGTCTTTCGCATCATGGCGTCTATGCACTCCTGCCTTGATCTGGCCGGATCGCATGTAGGTTGACTTAAAGATGCCTCCCCAATAAGACCACACTTGATACACGTCACATCCTCAGCTGTTGACGTCACGGATTCTTCTAGACAACCCAACAGTGCATCGCGTCCACACACTTGCGCTTTCAgttcctccagcgatgagctcagctgtcgcacaagagatttcatctctcgcctcaatgagtccacAGAGGACTTGAGAGACGCAATATCATATTCTGGGCTAGCCACGGGTGTCACATGATCAGTGCTCCTACTCGAAGATGCTTTCAGACGACGCAAAATAACTTGGTCCCTCCTGTGAACCAACATAACCAAATTCAGAACTTTTGAGCGTTGTACATCAtcagggaactgccgcaccatctcctcagccgaagacaatgcattctgttgactGTCATTTGTAATGTCTGTGTCGGCCCCTCTTGCTAATAACTCCTCCACCCAGTCAGTTTTTCCAAGTCCCACACCAACatgcaaaagtgttttttgccGCATGTACCGAACATCAACATCTTCCAACATGTTCAACAGCTCTTTATGCTGAAGCAATGGACCAGTAAACAATCCATTTAAaagcctctcctcaacaaattgctcaGCGCAGCTAGCAGAAATGTTCCTTgccattatttcgaaagaatgaaataattactttaaaaatgttgGATTCAGAATACAGGGAGTTTCCAATGGGAATCAGGCGTGGTGGCGTTGGTCAGCGAGGAGTAACACGATCTCAATGTTGCTATGAAAGGATGAAATGTTGACtgcaaagaaaaagaatgaatttcaaattattacctTAAAAGTTGTCAATAGCAGAGTGGGAACATAAAAACTAAAGCATAAGCGtgacttgagaaaaaatatctggCTTACTATGCAACCCAGAATAAATAGGAAAATGATctggaatggcatttttttaaacttcaatcACTCACAACCATTGTTTTTATGAGGAAAGAACAATTCAGCTGGAGACAGAAATAGATACAGCTACACTGAAAATGTCGGGACAGTTTTCTACCAAGCAGGAATACTGATCGTTTATTACCAAACCTATAATAAAGAGGGAAGTGGGGTTAGAATGAAAATATAGATGAAATGCTCGAAAATCTATTAGGTGACATGATTATATGGGAAAATAGGCTgctgaaaaaacagaaaaaagaaataagaacaaTAGATGAAAATCAACAGATGCAGGTGCTACATGGTGGAAgttcgaaatatttaaattagagaaGGTATCACTTTCCACAGAATTTAATGTAcaattcttgtaccagatgatgactgtGAGCTGAAACGCATCATACGCAttgaaatgttgtggaaaagtgctgccctcttgtattcaaataaaaaaatgtttctgagTAACAACTTAATAGCAGATACCGGCATGGATAGAAATACATCatataattatcaatatttgcTCCGTTTCTTTCTGGAGGGcaattcaagtaaaataatttGTCCATTTAATGAAACGCTGTCTTATTCCCCTTtgtgccataaattgaaagcatGCTTACGCCAgattttcctcctcctttcctcctcttctcttAGAAATGCAAATTACCTTAGCTCTCAATTGCCTTCCCCATATACACCATCACTTAAATTATGCTACTTATCTTAATCATTGGACTACCAAATTTTTAATCCACCACTTCGTCTTCAGTTCCTTCGTCTCCAGTTCATCGGAGGTTGAGAAAAAACAGCACTTCTACATTATTGAAtttcataagctgtgaaatttccacttttcacacTACTATATCTTACAAAATTGTACTTTTCATGAACTTTTATAAGGATTTTAAGAAGCGGAatggcgtcaaaatccatttccacgCAAGGGATTTCCCAGGTATTCCAAGGCAGGGCTCCCCGGTTAAGATGGGCCCTATcttgagccccagccgagggccccaatCACCCCGCACCACACCCCTGCTAATCTTCCTTGTATACTCCTCCCGTCCACTTCTTATCTCCCCCTGATATCCTATTAACCTCTATTGGATATTTCTCATCGCCATTGACTTAGTGtacataaattgaaacaaaattggCTCAAATGGACAACATCGTTCAATACTTCACTTAtcttatttttatggcattaattgtgatttaaattcTCCACGATAATGGCCCTACTCACCTACACGATCTCGTCCAATTTCTTCAGCAAAAAATAAGTCTACACATATATTAGAGGTGGCCTCATATTATGTTGGAGCATAACTTTTCTATCTTTCACTTAGCACacgttgaatatttttacatgaaataagAATAAGAATAAACTATTCTGTCATCAATTAAGGGGTAAAATTTGTTGGCTGAACAACGCTCAGATGACTAGAGTACAGATGGGGATATTGGGGAGGGGTACAGGTTCACGTGCCCCCTGATTCTTTGAAAACAAAAAGACAAGTTTTTTAACctggttatcattgcgtttgttttggattgagtatcaatcataaaatatcatattaacaataaagagaatattttggtacATTAATTGTCGTATGTTGTTCATAATCCCAATTGCAAGAAGACACTGGCATTCACAGGTAGGATATTAatttaactgtgatttaaatgaatGTAAAGCGAGCTCTATCTCCCCCAAAATACACTCAAATGCCTCTGGAAGCGTCCTTTAAACACAGAAGGCAACATAACTATTAAAAGGGCATGTAGCACTAGCAACGATTATAAGAACATATTTAGGCACATCAGATCATGCCATAAACATGAAGGAAAAATACGATATATGAAATAAAGACAACAGATAAAAGTTTTATAATAGTCGCTAGTCATATTAAGTGAATATATTACAAGTTTATAACTGTAGATCACCCACATTTCTCCTTAGTAAGGTAATGAGTTTATAAAGGAAGAGGTATGTGGGGTTAGGCGAGAGAAATGAGCCCCAAGTTCcttgttttactttgtggaaccacaaACTTCCAAATAAAGTTTATTCTAATTATATTCGACAACAACCATTAATATACAATGGCCTTGATTGCCTCTTGTCACAATTGAAACAATCTCCTTCATCTCGTAATCCAGCTAGCCTGCCTTAGTTCATTCCGCCGTTTTGACTTTAATCTTGACCGCTTCGGAAAGACATTCTCGTGCCGAACATATCGCCTGTCGACCGCAGCTCCGGAGCACTTTCCTCGAGATCGCAATGTAGCGAATGTAGTGTTATTTGGACCTCACCCCATGGTAACGGTGATTTCTAAATAGTCTTATCCTCTTTCAGAATTGTACTATCACCTCACCTTGAAGAGTAGCTCACTGAAGATCGTATCTTTAACTTTCAAACTCAGCATATTGTTTTCAGGGTATTTGGGATTGTGCTAATTGCATCCCACCTAGCACATTATAAACCactgagataaggtgaaaggaataAATACggaaggcgcttatcaagtaagcttgttatgggttacTTACGGCCAGgctgacaaacatccagagtaatgacaacttggatgccaaactttcagcacttccgtagattaTTCTATCGatttagagtattcattaagggatttacgaataagaatattatttccattcttggcacttctataatatgagtagaaataacattaaatgtccataatttgaaaatcattcacgttTATGCACTGATGGCGAAACAGCAGACAAAAGAAAGGACAGACggaagaaaaacacaatttcacacgAATAGTGACATTGCATTGCATAATAgtgcattattttcttttcgcCGCAAGAAAAATGTACTTTTATTATGCTTATTATCTTCACCAGCCAGTcccttgcagttattaattttttctatctacgggaaaatctgttaccAGTAGTTAAGCTCTCATAAAGACTCATTGACAGAATTTCTTACCTATTCTTCTctaaaatcttacccttgcctcTTATGAGCTCCTTAGCTTATGATAAGCTGTTTGTCAATTTTTCCGTAAGAGAATCACTAGAAACAGATAACTCCTTTACTTTGTGCTACCTgggatataatgaaaaaaaaaacgttggatGTCACACTTGCAAGACTTCGCAATATTCAGCCAGACTTTGGAATACACGCAAGTCCATTTTCGAGATTTAATTATTTCAGTTCGTACTGTTTCGTTTTGGTTGTTAggaaaatattgcattgtctGCATCTCTAAAGAAATTATATAGTAAAATGGGGACTAATGCCTTTTCAGGACGtgcttttccttttttcacttttcttgcctattttctctggaaatattattagaatatttaaatgagtTGTATGTATCAATAATAATCTTGAACATTGTCCTCATTTTTACAGAAACAGATGGCCTTTCTAAAACATGTATTTAATCAccctttgtttgaaaaatgaaagtttagATAATCTCGATGGTAAGATGAGAGTATCTCATAGATTTTAACgtcattttaaacaaaagcagtAAATAATCAGCTCATAAGAACTGACTCATGCCGGCCTCTgattaaggtaattaaaaagccattttgtaCATATTATTTTGCGATAGGACTACGTCCCATGGAAAAGGAAGTGgtggatttcatttgaaatagatTTTCGTAGTAGTGTTTTTCAGCTATGGAATTAGTACACGGTAAACTGTGGCAAAAAACGTTTTTTGGATATaacaagagaaatatttactatcCATTCTTATCATACATTATATTCAAACTAAGTTGGTCGATTGTATTAGATAAAATGTTGCACTTGAATGGCATGCTTATTTAAAGTAAGGCAATCATGCAGTAAtggataattcataaaaaaaagctTCGATTAGATGCTTTTGCAAATACTTACCCAATAGGTTAGGCAATCTGGTTGAAATAGATATTCGCTCCTTCCTCGGCTCCACTATTTCCAGTacagagaaggcaatcctgaaacataaaataaattacttctatTACTGAAATGGGAAAACTATTATACTCGTATGAAGCAAATCTTTCTTTAATGCCTTTTTTAACTTGCAGAAATTACAATCCAATATGATGGACAACTACTTTTCAGATAACAGGTGTTGAAGAAAATATGGCAGATCAATTCGCAAGATACAACTCGCACAAGTTCTGCTCATCCCATGACTTAGGAAATGGCCTTTACACGCACAGAGAATGGGCTTATCTAATCTTTAGGGACTCATAAAAAATGGAGGAGTAGGTATTGCCAATTTACTACATTGTTAGTCATCGCTTGGGcaaaaattattgccattttctCGACTGAACATAATGGATAAGAAGGATAAATAtctatttaacattttttctcgGGTTGGTTGCGATTCTTTGCAAGATTACTGAGATATGGGATCACCAGATGAAGATGAAGGCAATGGACTTTGAGCTGAACACAGGCTAGCCTCTACCCCATGGGTAATCCATATAAGAAAGCTGACAAGCGTTGTGCTCACAATCAAATAATGACGCGAACTATTGGCCCAATAACTTCAAACGCTTCTTCAGGAGAGCAACGATTTAAATCCAAACATCAGCATGTTCTATTAAAAAACCGAATTTAATTGTGATAACCTATAAACAGTACCAACCAAAGAAATTGTTGGTAGGTACCTATATGTGGGTATAGTTATTTATAACATAATGACAAGATAATCCGTGCTGTGGTTGAGAGAAGAAGGTCGCTTTAGCCGTTTTCGGATGTTGGCGAGACGAACGAAGATCAAATGATTTTTCTATACATAGTTTGATATACGAAGATGATTTGAAGTTTATTGTGTCCTCTAgtatataataaaaaagtttatttttaattatctcatGTCCTTGGTTGCACACCAAGAAAGCTACAGGAAGTGATTGAATACAACAATTATGTGAATGGCATCGATAATTGGGATCAAAATAGGTCTTCCTATCCCACTGAAAGGAAATCCATTACATGGTACAAAATTTTGGGAATCCACGTACTAATCTTACTGTTGCTGAACCGTTACTTTTTattctcagaatattttttgaaaattccttctatcaacttttgaattcaaattttagaaTCACTTTTAACAATATCTAAAACTCCAGCTCCCTTGAAGAGACAACCATCATCCCAGCACACCTCATTCAAAACCAACGGCTTATCAAGGCATTTCCCCGACTAAAAGACAAAGACAGAAAAGACTAAAACAAGAGAGAAGCACTTCAAGAAGAATGTCTGCTAGGACACTTCATATAATTGCCCCACCTGCCTGGCTGAGCCATGATTATGTCTTGAGTGTTTTCTGGAGTATCACAAGAATTGGttatggagaaaattatttacacagctggataaaattgttttataaaatttttatcttcttaattttatgtgtaaatttgtgtattttcaaaatgatattatttgatgcaaTATAAATAGTAAATAGAAAAATCTTTCTTTTGGTTGACAATTTCTGATTTGTCTGACGAtgtttcatcaatataattcttcttttatataaattttcctttttattaattaacCTATGCATGCCATCACAAAATTTTCCCAGAGCTTATCAAATTGCTCAGTCGCATTATCCATGATAGGGAACACCACTTTTGCCAGAAATAttggtaatatttattatattttcttcagcgcaattaaaaatttaaaattgttttcatatgtAAAATTTCCagattgaaaaattaacattagCTGGATTACTATCTTCATTAGTTTTCAAGAAAATGATTAGGTCTAAACGGGTTTTTGCTGCAGTACTGACAAAAAGCAAAGAAATATCAGAATCATATACATGTATTGCGGCAAGGTATCATAAGATTGACAGGatacttggaaaattttaatttaaattttttaataaatggtgGGTTACTTTTGGGAAAAATAGTAAATACATGTACCAAGAATCACAACTCATAAGATCACGTtgctacaataataataaaaaataaaactttttgccaAAATGTCAGCCACtgagcattttctttaaaaaatggtgagCACAGAATGTGTTCAGTAATTCCATGGTAAAAAAGGACACACATGATGGAGAGAAAGCCTTTTTGGGGGATGAATCTCCCACTTATCTTTGATAaggaaaaattagtaaaaatattttctatcaatattaGTAAGACTGCCTGTCCAATATTTTCTCTCATCAAAATAACAGAAGGCTTTTATAAAATGTTACCATGAATACTTAAATTAAGAAATTGAAATAACAGCACACTCCAAATAATACGGCTACGGTATTTCCGTGCACAAATTTCACTCTCGCTCAGTGGTTCTCAGCAatctttatgaaaatttaaatcgGATGCAAAACCACCAGAATCACTGCATTTGAATGGTAGGACACACCAGGATTATTATCACCACgagaaaatataaactaaaatctATAGAATAAAACGCAAGTGACCACATACTAGCTGCATTTACGAGAGCACTGTGTTCCCGTTTTTGAATCCTCACAGTGTGCAATTGCGCTACGTGTTCACTGATGCACGTCCTACAGCAGTTGTAACCCGGGCAACATGCGACTATGAGGCGTGGTGccttgaaaattttgatttctgatgtcgcgcagtggttttgaagttTTCATGCAAACCAGTTTTCTGTACATGTGATCTCGTGGATATTTGGAATTCAAAACCAGATCTTAAATGGAGCAGTAATAGTACGAGTAAAACCTTGTTCTTGCCTAAAGATTGTGTACTCTCGAAGAAAGCTCTGAGACCGGAGAGAACTCTTAAATGACagcataaataatgatatattgtttttttacataaattatgacaCATTTCAAGCCATTTTTCTTGCTTAGTTTTATGTTTTTAACTGCTGAggtattcatatatttatatttgatatcACGCATCAATTATATGGGTCAATTCTATGGCATAAACAGCTCTTTGAAACAGAATAAAAACTGATGTCGAAAACACCCTATAATATTCAACATTTTGCCATGTTTAAAAATATagacataaatattaaattgaaatgggtaattaattggaaaaaattgaacatATTTCGTTCATTCCTTTCCTCGATGCATTTCGCATGAGTGGCGTGTGGTCTCACACACCATTAATTGAATTCAGTTGGATATtaaccgaaataaaaaataaaagcattagtTTTCGAGACTTTGATATctgtagcataaaaaatatgaagataacagGAATTATTGGCATAAAAAGTCATTTTGAAagcattcataattttaaaaacgcagtggtctctcagaccgcatgaCAAATGGTATGTTTCAAAACTCCATTTAcaacaaaagcaaaaaataatcagCTCATTATAGCTGACAAATGTTGGCCTCTGACACTGCCTCAAGTGACCAAAAGCTATTTCGTACACACAAACGTTGCGATATTACTATTTcttgatgaatagaaaaatggAGATTTTGTTTTAATTAGTTTCGGAAAAGCTTTCAGAAAGTGTGTAAACTTGGAAATAAGAACGAAGTATACCATGgcaaaatttttttatagatgtaacacaagaaatatttgctatcCATTCTTACAATAAATTACATTCAAACTCAGTTTGTTTAGTTCATTAGATAAAATCTGGTTCTTGGTAGGCTTGCATCTTTCAAGCAAGGAAGTCACACAATACTGAATAATTCGTGGAAAAGCATAGATTAAATGCATTCCCAACTTCCTACTTACCAAATAGGTTACACAATGTGGTTAGAATGGGTAATCACTCCTTCCTTCACTTTCCAATTCCCAGTACAGAAGAGGCAATCCTggagcataaaataaattacttttgttagtgccacaaatattttttttaattacttcagTAGACTGCAGTGGAGGCCTTTGCAGGAGGGGAGGAAGACAACCACTGAAGACCCTGCAGTAGGTAGACCAACTGGAGACTACAGGTAGTCACTTGGTGTCGGGAGTTTTGGGAGCCAGACTTTGCTGTTTTGCCTTCTTCAACGTTGGCGAGAGCCTGAGTATCTAAGATAGTTCTACCTCCAAATTCTTCATGTATTTCACACATCCTGTCCTTCTGCCCATCCTCCTCCGAAACTCAGACAGGTTTACAAGCCACTGAGTAGCAAGTTGTCCGTCGCCACCTACTTTGGAGGATCAATTAACTTAAGTTAACTTATTCCTACCCTCAAGCTAGCACCCCTCCTCTTCCGAGAGTAGCGTAGATTTTACCCACACTGGCACCCACAATATCACCCAACACCACTTAGGACTCCTTGATAACATATTACATTGTATTCCAactattattgtaaatttttataaatgttaaattttctatgtaaatttgtttctttttaaaaatgatagtATTTGATGGatagaaaatagtaaatagaAAAATCTTCTTCATATGGTTGACAATTTCTGATTTGTTAAACATTGGCTTTCTTGAGATGCTTACTCCCTCGAATGTGCAACATTTTCatgttaaatagtatttttttattaaagtcaaTAATATTGGTGTTAATTAAagtatgttggtggtggttctccgGTATTGctttgtagaaaacattttcacaccTCCTACTGGGAGTGTTATCAAGAGAAATTtgattctcttgaaaacgctcccagtaggaggagtgaaacgttgagtgaaaatgttttctacataccaatacccgagaaccaccaccaacataggtaaaagaagctgtgaaaatcttcagatgaaagttaattaaagtaaatttacaaTTTGAGTAAATAATAACTGTCACCCATAGTGCTTTAAGCACTTATCTTGGTTGAAAAGAAATGACTCgtaaaaattgatacatttttgggattttcaaacaattacaaaatttaaaatacacttCATTATcaactttatatatatatatatgacatgcaatttagagaaaaataagaaaccaATGCAAAAAAAGACGTTTTTAACATTCTAGTATCATCATTAATATCACCACATTAAAGacataaaattaatgtttcctCTTAACACAttcagcccgaaggtaaaaattttaattttgctcagATCTGAAAATTTTGCCAAGCGAAGCCATCATGACACTCAGTGTCAAAGTGGTTGCATAAtgaccattttaaatatttcttggacatctataacttgataaaaaaaattgaaaattaaaattaaccaatttagaaaaaaaaagttgtaCTGCACACACAATTTCTTAAACCAAATCCCAGGTGTTGATGCTGGTTTTTACAGGGGCCTCCATGAATTTTAGACCATTGGCCCcaaggtaaatttttaatttaaagtacGTGGATTGGAATGAATCATGACAGGCTTCACCTACATTATACCTCAATAGTCACCTTAACGCATGAAGACACTAATTTAGTTGtgcaaaaagatttaaaaaaatacaaggctACTTCTGCAATTGAAAGAATAGCATGTATAGGTATGTGTGACTCggtctgaaaatatttcactagGAAAATTGTTTCAAGATAAAATCAATGATTGAAGCAATGGGCAATCAAAGGTATCTTTCATCAACGCTACAGTAGATTTTTAACACTTGTCTCATTGTCATACCTCATTCGATCACAAAATGCCAAAGTATAAGCAAACCTTAGTATAAATAGACGTAAGAAGAGCGATGTAATAGAACACACAACAGAAAATGGAGAGAGGAAACAGTAATGTAGCTGGTTTGAGAAAagtgaataattcttttgaacAATGCTACGCTGGAAAAAATCATCATG from Ischnura elegans chromosome 13 unlocalized genomic scaffold, ioIscEleg1.1 SUPER_13_unloc_4, whole genome shotgun sequence includes:
- the LOC124173028 gene encoding uncharacterized protein LOC124173028 encodes the protein MARNISASCAEQFVEERLLNGLFTGPLLQHKELLNMLEDVDVRYMRQKTLLHVGVGLGKTDWVEELLARGADTDITNDSQQNALSSAEEMVRQFPDDVQRSKVLNLVMLVHRRDQVILRRLKASSSRSTDHVTPVASPEYDIASLKSSVDSLRREMKSLVRQLSSSLEELKAQVCGRDALLGCLEESVTSTAEDVTCIKCGLIGEASLSQPTCDPARSRQECIDAMMRKTRIVYGSGVSDMRRLYERLYDEDEITACIIKYLGGNDRVKVMLDRDSNDIGRMKEKVVDLDGNQFIGSEWCSFCDFESETVYLGAKNCSGESEDCSYIVRALSQLSLKLVFDNEGRPYSRGDVERERQWMTAVEELKEKMKRGEEIEWGIRNALFRKTLKAKVCWMAAAVPYNIVNHGSTEGRAILQQQAPLLFSLYSNNVMGTLLASAKR